A stretch of the Streptococcus suis genome encodes the following:
- a CDS encoding glutamate-5-semialdehyde dehydrogenase, giving the protein MATTQALLDSLLAHKASINLATTEQKNQALSAMADQLVAQTEAILAGNAIDMENAKGKISQVMQDRLLLTAERIEAMANGIRALIGLPDPVGLTLEEFTRADGLKISKKSIPFGLVGMIYESRPNVTSDAAALAIKSGNAVILRGGKEAFHSAQAIVIALKAGLEQVGLSSKVIELVQDTSRASATELMTAKGKIDLLVPRGGAGLIQAVVENATVPVIETGTGICHVYVDKDADLDKALQIVVNAKTSRPSVCNAAEVLLVHEEIASQFLPRLEEALAGQVELRADSQAQALLKQARPAGDRDFDTEFLDYVLAVKVVSSVEEAIRHIGQHSTGHSEAIVTENSQMAEHFTLYVDSAAVYVNASTRFTDGGEFGLGCELGISTQKMHARGPMGLREMTTYKYIITGDGHIR; this is encoded by the coding sequence ATGGCAACAACACAAGCTTTATTAGACAGTTTATTGGCTCACAAAGCCTCTATTAACCTAGCGACAACAGAACAAAAAAATCAGGCCCTATCAGCAATGGCAGACCAGTTGGTTGCTCAGACTGAGGCAATTTTAGCCGGCAATGCCATCGATATGGAAAATGCCAAAGGCAAGATTAGCCAAGTGATGCAAGATAGATTGCTCTTGACTGCTGAACGGATTGAAGCGATGGCGAACGGTATTCGTGCCTTGATAGGTTTGCCAGATCCAGTTGGCTTGACCTTGGAAGAATTCACTCGGGCAGATGGGTTGAAGATTAGCAAGAAGTCTATTCCCTTTGGCTTGGTAGGGATGATTTACGAAAGCCGTCCAAATGTGACATCAGACGCCGCAGCCTTGGCAATCAAGAGCGGAAATGCAGTCATCTTGCGTGGTGGCAAGGAAGCTTTTCATTCGGCCCAGGCCATTGTCATAGCCCTCAAGGCAGGTTTGGAGCAAGTCGGTCTTTCGTCAAAGGTCATCGAGTTAGTCCAAGATACCAGCCGTGCCTCTGCGACGGAATTGATGACTGCCAAAGGTAAGATTGACCTATTGGTGCCTCGTGGTGGCGCAGGTTTGATTCAAGCTGTTGTTGAAAATGCAACAGTTCCTGTTATCGAAACAGGCACTGGTATCTGCCATGTCTATGTAGATAAGGATGCGGATTTGGATAAGGCTCTTCAGATTGTAGTCAACGCTAAAACCAGTCGTCCCTCAGTCTGCAATGCGGCGGAAGTCTTGTTGGTCCATGAAGAAATTGCCAGCCAATTCCTACCTCGCTTGGAAGAAGCTCTGGCTGGTCAGGTGGAATTACGTGCCGACAGTCAGGCCCAGGCTCTTCTCAAGCAAGCCAGACCAGCAGGCGATCGAGATTTTGATACCGAGTTTCTGGATTATGTCTTGGCAGTCAAAGTCGTTTCAAGTGTAGAAGAAGCCATCAGACACATTGGCCAACATTCGACTGGACATAGCGAGGCCATTGTGACGGAAAATAGCCAGATGGCAGAGCATTTCACACTCTATGTGGATTCGGCGGCTGTTTATGTCAATGCCTCGACCCGTTTTACTGACGGTGGCGAGTTTGGTCTGGGCTGCGAGCTGGGCATTTCTACCCAGAAGATGCATGCTCGTGGTCCAATGGGACTGCGTGAAATGACAACTTACAAGTACATCATCACAGGCGACGGCCATATTCGTTAG
- the proC gene encoding pyrroline-5-carboxylate reductase, which yields MKIGFIGLGNMGAALAQAVSQQADTQLLLSNHNPVKAHALQEKVGGQLFSNGEIAEQAEVIFLGVKPHLIQSVLSGLQDQISQNPSAIWISMAAGVTLNSLEEFVSADKLIRIMPNTPVAIGQGMTTYSVVNQELAPLLEQILEKSGKVQQVPEKLIDAATAIAGCGPAFVYQMIEALTDAGVQNGLTAEDAKILSAQTLAGTAQMVLYSDKHPAQLRQEVTSPGGSTIAGVVALEKEGFRYAVIKAVAAALKKTRKLGKK from the coding sequence ATGAAGATTGGATTTATTGGACTGGGCAATATGGGAGCGGCTCTAGCTCAAGCGGTCAGCCAGCAGGCAGACACTCAGCTCCTCCTCAGCAACCACAACCCAGTAAAAGCCCATGCTCTTCAAGAGAAGGTGGGCGGTCAACTTTTTTCTAATGGGGAAATAGCAGAGCAGGCTGAGGTCATTTTCCTTGGGGTCAAGCCTCACCTGATTCAGTCAGTCTTATCAGGCTTACAGGACCAGATTAGCCAGAATCCATCAGCTATCTGGATTTCCATGGCAGCAGGAGTGACCCTTAACAGCCTGGAAGAATTTGTGTCTGCAGATAAACTCATTCGTATCATGCCCAATACACCTGTCGCTATCGGCCAAGGCATGACAACCTATAGCGTGGTCAATCAAGAACTCGCTCCGCTATTGGAACAAATTTTAGAAAAATCTGGCAAGGTACAGCAAGTGCCAGAGAAGTTGATAGATGCTGCGACGGCTATCGCGGGCTGTGGACCTGCCTTCGTCTATCAGATGATTGAGGCCCTGACAGATGCGGGTGTGCAGAATGGTCTTACAGCGGAGGATGCGAAAATTTTGTCTGCACAAACCTTGGCTGGAACTGCTCAAATGGTATTATACAGCGACAAGCATCCAGCCCAGTTGAGGCAAGAAGTGACCTCTCCGGGTGGATCGACTATTGCAGGCGTGGTGGCTCTTGAAAAAGAAGGCTTCCGTTACGCCGTTATCAAGGCAGTCGCCGCCGCCCTCAAAAAGACTAGAAAATTAGGCAAAAAATAG
- a CDS encoding glutamate 5-kinase, whose translation MTEKTIVFKVGTSSLTQDNGSLDRIKIARITNQLAQLHQKGYQIVLVTSGSIAAGFRRLGFDKRPTKIAEKQASAAVGQGLLIEEYTQNLMKDGIVSAQILLTQDDFADARRYRNASQALQVLLKQRAIPIINENDTIAIEEIKVGDNDTLSAQVASLLKADLLVLLTDVDGLYTANPNSDPTAEHLPEIKEITEDLFAMAAGAGSSNGTGGMTTKLQAAQIATKSGVPVFICSSKEDTALLQAVSQANRGTLFLADEHAMNQRKQWMAFYARTDATVEVDAGAVEAMLHQGRSLLVAGVKAIEGDFGVGQVVEVYSQSEHRLIGKGRVKLSSEDLKNKLKNGRAEGVLIHRNDWVSL comes from the coding sequence ATGACTGAAAAAACAATAGTATTTAAGGTGGGAACTAGTTCCCTGACACAAGACAATGGAAGTCTGGATCGAATTAAAATAGCTCGCATTACCAATCAATTGGCTCAACTCCATCAAAAGGGCTATCAAATCGTATTGGTAACCTCAGGTTCTATTGCTGCAGGATTTAGAAGATTGGGGTTTGATAAGCGACCGACGAAAATTGCAGAAAAACAGGCTTCTGCGGCAGTGGGACAAGGGCTTTTGATTGAGGAATATACGCAAAATTTGATGAAAGATGGCATTGTATCAGCGCAAATTCTATTAACGCAAGATGATTTTGCTGACGCACGACGATATCGGAATGCTTCTCAGGCCTTGCAAGTCTTACTTAAACAACGTGCGATTCCCATTATTAATGAAAATGACACCATTGCTATTGAGGAGATTAAGGTGGGGGATAATGATACTTTGTCTGCTCAAGTTGCCTCTCTCTTAAAGGCAGATCTTCTGGTCTTGTTGACAGATGTGGACGGGCTATATACTGCAAACCCCAATAGTGATCCCACAGCAGAGCATTTACCTGAAATTAAAGAAATCACGGAAGACCTATTTGCCATGGCTGCAGGGGCTGGTTCGTCTAATGGGACAGGAGGCATGACTACTAAACTACAAGCAGCTCAGATTGCAACCAAGTCAGGTGTGCCTGTATTTATTTGTTCTTCCAAAGAAGATACCGCTTTGCTTCAGGCTGTTAGTCAGGCTAATAGAGGGACCTTGTTCTTAGCAGATGAACATGCCATGAATCAACGAAAACAGTGGATGGCTTTCTATGCTCGGACTGATGCGACTGTTGAAGTGGATGCAGGGGCTGTTGAAGCTATGTTGCATCAAGGTCGAAGTTTGTTAGTAGCTGGTGTCAAAGCTATCGAAGGTGATTTTGGTGTAGGGCAGGTTGTCGAAGTATATAGCCAAAGTGAACATCGCTTGATTGGCAAAGGTCGGGTCAAACTATCGTCCGAAGACTTGAAGAACAAGTTGAAAAATGGCAGAGCAGAAGGTGTGTTGATTCACCGAAACGATTGGGTTAGTTTATAG
- a CDS encoding bifunctional DnaQ family exonuclease/ATP-dependent helicase produces MDITSTSNRYAVVDLEATGTGIDAKIIQIGIVIVENREIVETYSTDINPYELLDDHIKNLTGITDQQLAIAPDFGQVAGQIYELIGDAIFVAHNVKFDANLLAEALFFEGYDLLSPRVDTVELSQLFFPTFDKYSLGNLAEYLDLGLEQAHTAISDALATARLLIKIQEKIKSLPTFMVENLLLLADQLLFESRLVIDEMVPYLSDNLSESFEVVHGLVLKRPLETKQAYHLSEDFLTNIALLGLHERKNQTAFATVVEKRLDDQESVHFIQAQAGLGKTYGYLLPLLAKTDQPLLVTVPTKLLQEQIIENEGCKLQEIFHIPIVSIKSPKHFIDLDKFWKSLQKKESNRLVNLFKMQVLVWLTETHSGDLDELKQKQRYQAYFDEISHDGTIDSESLFWEWDFWRRLNQQAQSCRLLITNHAYFLHHLKDQDPLMAHRIVVIDEAQKFLLAAENLATDSQELGVTLQLLQSKKDKADSILEQRLFESSQFELSHFLTRFRQSGYREIHKEELAQVRQNLTELQDSDLRELAQFLDDYDAFWLEEKVLEEKRVAYLRGAKDSLLNVASLLPKSKIFCISATLVISNQVNLSDLLGFEQATMDLLPTKKVENQEIIFPMNLPDIIKLSKVEHADYLARHLVEMAELGKPILVLFTSISLLLQVSDLLDQYDLPHLAQHKHGQEITLKRKFERGECQLLLGTGMFWEGVDFSSHNQLIQVITRLPFENPKDRFVQKINDHLRNEGKNPFYDYNLPMMMIKLKQAIGRTNRQSTQESIVLVLDNRVYTKRYGHQILSFLQKEYQLTKIDEKEICGTLRQYFEE; encoded by the coding sequence ATGGATATAACTAGTACAAGCAATCGATACGCAGTAGTAGATTTGGAAGCTACGGGGACTGGTATTGATGCAAAAATTATTCAAATCGGGATTGTTATCGTTGAAAATAGGGAAATAGTAGAGACCTATTCCACAGATATTAATCCCTATGAATTATTAGATGACCATATAAAAAATTTAACAGGGATTACGGACCAGCAGTTGGCCATTGCACCTGACTTTGGACAAGTTGCTGGACAAATCTATGAGCTGATTGGTGATGCAATTTTTGTAGCTCATAATGTTAAATTTGATGCAAACTTGTTGGCTGAGGCTCTCTTTTTTGAGGGCTATGATTTGTTGTCTCCAAGGGTAGATACGGTTGAGTTATCCCAACTTTTCTTTCCAACCTTTGATAAATATAGTCTGGGGAATTTGGCGGAATATTTGGATTTGGGTTTAGAACAGGCTCATACGGCCATTTCTGATGCCTTGGCAACCGCTCGATTGCTCATCAAAATTCAAGAGAAAATTAAAAGTCTCCCCACTTTCATGGTGGAGAATCTCTTGCTCTTAGCTGATCAGTTGCTTTTTGAGAGTCGATTGGTTATTGATGAGATGGTTCCATATTTGTCAGATAATCTGTCAGAAAGTTTCGAGGTAGTTCATGGATTGGTACTTAAAAGACCACTTGAAACAAAGCAGGCTTATCATCTGTCCGAAGATTTTTTGACCAACATCGCTCTACTAGGCTTGCACGAACGGAAAAACCAAACAGCTTTTGCAACAGTTGTTGAAAAACGATTGGATGATCAAGAAAGTGTGCATTTTATTCAGGCACAAGCAGGACTAGGGAAGACTTATGGCTATCTGCTTCCTCTTCTTGCCAAAACAGATCAGCCATTATTAGTGACTGTTCCAACGAAACTCCTCCAAGAGCAAATCATAGAAAATGAAGGTTGTAAATTACAAGAAATATTTCATATCCCAATCGTCTCTATAAAATCCCCAAAGCATTTTATAGATTTGGATAAATTTTGGAAATCTTTGCAAAAAAAGGAAAGCAATCGACTTGTCAATTTATTCAAAATGCAAGTGCTGGTTTGGCTGACTGAAACTCATTCAGGTGACTTAGATGAGTTGAAGCAAAAACAGCGTTATCAGGCTTATTTTGACGAAATTAGCCATGATGGAACAATAGATTCCGAGAGTTTGTTTTGGGAGTGGGATTTTTGGAGAAGACTGAATCAACAAGCACAGTCATGTCGATTGCTCATCACGAATCATGCCTATTTCCTTCATCATCTCAAGGATCAAGATCCTCTCATGGCTCACCGTATCGTGGTGATTGACGAGGCGCAGAAATTTCTACTGGCTGCTGAAAACTTAGCGACTGATTCACAAGAATTGGGAGTTACTTTACAGCTCTTGCAAAGCAAAAAGGACAAGGCTGATTCGATATTGGAACAGCGCTTGTTTGAATCGAGTCAGTTTGAACTCAGTCATTTTTTGACTCGTTTTCGACAGAGTGGTTACCGAGAAATTCATAAAGAGGAACTAGCGCAGGTTCGTCAAAATTTGACTGAATTACAGGATAGTGATTTGCGTGAATTAGCGCAGTTTTTGGATGATTATGATGCATTTTGGCTGGAAGAAAAGGTGTTAGAGGAAAAGCGTGTTGCTTATTTGAGAGGAGCTAAGGATAGCTTGCTAAATGTAGCAAGTCTCTTACCAAAGTCCAAGATCTTTTGTATTAGTGCTACCTTGGTTATCAGCAATCAGGTAAATCTATCTGACCTATTGGGCTTTGAACAGGCTACAATGGATTTATTGCCAACCAAAAAAGTGGAAAATCAAGAAATTATTTTTCCAATGAATCTTCCAGACATCATAAAATTGTCAAAAGTCGAGCACGCTGATTATCTGGCGCGTCATTTAGTTGAAATGGCAGAGCTGGGTAAACCAATCTTGGTTTTATTTACCTCCATTTCTTTATTGTTACAGGTTTCTGATTTACTAGATCAGTACGATCTTCCTCATTTGGCTCAACATAAACATGGTCAGGAAATAACATTAAAACGAAAATTTGAGCGTGGAGAATGTCAACTCTTGCTTGGAACAGGAATGTTCTGGGAGGGTGTAGACTTTTCAAGCCATAATCAATTGATTCAAGTAATCACTCGGTTACCTTTTGAAAATCCGAAGGATCGTTTTGTCCAGAAAATTAATGATCATTTGAGAAATGAAGGGAAGAATCCTTTTTACGATTATAACTTGCCAATGATGATGATCAAATTAAAACAGGCTATTGGAAGGACCAATCGACAGTCAACTCAAGAATCGATTGTATTGGTTTTAGATAACAGGGTCTATACAAAACGATATGGACACCAAATTCTTTCCTTTTTACAGAAAGAATATCAACTAACGAAAATAGATGAAAAAGAAATTTGTGGAACCTTGCGGCAATATTTTGAAGAATGA
- a CDS encoding TetR/AcrR family transcriptional regulator produces the protein MTERKISPKSLKNLYQSNKEANQLTKESIETALLFLLEKKELKQISVSELVRKAGVSRNAFYRNYKSKEEILEAYYERTSINLKKKWHDLQDKVQKDGVKQSFADFVQDQKRKAEQSKTISNVSQWIKEKTKRD, from the coding sequence ATGACCGAGCGTAAGATTTCACCCAAATCATTAAAAAATCTCTATCAATCTAATAAAGAAGCCAATCAGCTAACCAAGGAATCTATCGAAACTGCTCTGCTATTTCTCCTAGAGAAAAAAGAACTCAAGCAAATTTCGGTTTCCGAGTTAGTACGAAAAGCAGGGGTTTCTCGAAATGCATTCTATCGGAACTACAAATCAAAAGAAGAGATTCTAGAAGCCTATTACGAGCGAACTTCCATCAACCTTAAAAAGAAATGGCATGATTTGCAGGACAAGGTTCAAAAAGACGGCGTCAAGCAAAGTTTTGCGGATTTTGTACAAGATCAAAAACGTAAAGCGGAGCAAAGCAAAACTATATCCAATGTCAGCCAATGGATCAAAGAAAAAACAAAGCGGGATTAA
- a CDS encoding DegV domain-containing protein: protein MSKWKIVADSGCDYRQLANLAPNTEFISVPLTIQVGDEAFVDDAGLDIDHMMHVMETSKVAAGSACPSPQAYQSAFEGADHIIVLTITGGLSGSFNAARIARDMYLEEHPQVQIHLIDSLSAGGEMDLLVDEINRLIGTGLDFPQVVEAITHYQNHSKLLFVLAKVDNLVKNGRLSKLVGTVVGLLNIRMVGEASAEGKLELLQKARGHKKSVKAAFEEMKKAGYQGGRIVMAHRNNVKFFQEFAELVRHSFPAAIIDEVATSGLCSFYAEDGGLLMGYEIEASVQ from the coding sequence ATGTCAAAATGGAAAATTGTCGCAGATTCAGGCTGTGATTACCGTCAATTAGCGAATCTGGCGCCAAATACTGAATTTATTAGCGTGCCACTTACAATTCAGGTGGGAGATGAAGCATTCGTTGACGATGCAGGCTTGGATATTGACCATATGATGCATGTGATGGAAACTTCTAAGGTTGCAGCAGGTTCAGCATGTCCGAGTCCTCAGGCATATCAGTCCGCTTTTGAAGGAGCTGATCATATTATTGTCTTGACAATTACTGGTGGCTTGTCAGGAAGCTTTAATGCAGCTCGGATAGCAAGAGATATGTATTTGGAGGAGCATCCACAAGTTCAAATTCACCTGATTGATAGCTTGTCAGCCGGTGGAGAAATGGACCTTTTGGTGGATGAAATCAACCGGTTGATTGGAACAGGTTTGGATTTCCCACAAGTAGTAGAGGCCATCACCCATTACCAAAACCATAGTAAGCTTCTCTTCGTATTGGCTAAGGTGGATAACCTTGTTAAGAATGGTCGTCTGAGCAAACTGGTTGGGACAGTTGTTGGACTGCTAAATATTCGAATGGTTGGTGAAGCAAGTGCTGAGGGCAAACTTGAGTTGCTTCAAAAAGCGCGAGGTCATAAAAAATCTGTCAAAGCGGCTTTCGAAGAAATGAAGAAAGCAGGGTATCAAGGAGGGCGCATTGTGATGGCACACCGTAACAATGTGAAGTTTTTCCAAGAATTTGCAGAGTTGGTCCGACATAGTTTTCCTGCCGCCATCATTGATGAGGTTGCAACGTCTGGATTGTGCAGTTTTTATGCAGAAGACGGAGGATTACTGATGGGCTATGAAATTGAGGCCTCCGTCCAATAG
- the ftsE gene encoding cell division ATP-binding protein FtsE, translated as MGIIEMKDVTKKYGNGTTALRGVSVSVEAGEFAYIVGPSGAGKSTFIKLLYREEKLDKGSLKVGKFDLATIKKRDVPLLRRSVGVVFQDYKLLPKKTVFENIAYAMEVIGEKPRNIKKRVMEVLDLVGLKHKIRSFPNELSGGEQQRIAIARAIVNNPKVLIADEPTGNLDPENSWEIMNLLERINLQGTTILMATHNSQIVNTLRHRVIAIEDGHVVRDEVEGAYGYDE; from the coding sequence ATGGGAATAATAGAAATGAAGGATGTTACCAAGAAATATGGTAACGGAACGACAGCCCTACGTGGTGTGTCGGTCAGTGTTGAAGCAGGAGAATTCGCATACATTGTGGGTCCTTCTGGTGCTGGTAAGTCGACTTTTATCAAACTTTTGTATCGTGAGGAAAAGCTTGACAAAGGGAGTCTTAAAGTTGGTAAATTTGATTTAGCTACGATTAAGAAAAGGGATGTCCCTCTTTTACGTCGTAGTGTGGGGGTTGTCTTCCAAGATTATAAACTTCTACCTAAAAAAACAGTTTTTGAAAATATTGCTTATGCAATGGAGGTAATCGGGGAAAAACCTCGTAATATCAAAAAGCGTGTGATGGAAGTATTGGATTTGGTTGGTTTGAAGCATAAGATTCGTTCATTTCCAAATGAACTTTCGGGTGGTGAGCAACAACGGATTGCAATTGCACGTGCAATTGTAAATAATCCTAAGGTATTGATTGCTGATGAACCAACTGGTAACTTGGATCCCGAAAACTCATGGGAGATAATGAATCTTTTAGAAAGAATTAACTTACAAGGGACAACGATTTTAATGGCGACACATAATAGCCAAATCGTAAACACACTTCGTCACCGTGTTATAGCTATCGAAGATGGTCATGTGGTACGTGATGAAGTAGAAGGAGCGTACGGATACGATGAATAA
- a CDS encoding MBL fold metallo-hydrolase, whose translation MKIHKTINPVAVQNTYYLESDTHLIVVDPGSDWNKIHDKIEQIGKPITAILLTHTHYDHIMSLDILRETYHFPPVYVAESEASWLYTPEMNLSGLPRHDDMENVICKPAEQIFQFEKEYKFDGFHFIVVPTPGHSIGGVSFIFPEEECVITGDALFRESIGRTDLPTSNFEDLIYGIQNNLFTLPNHYTVYPGHGQNTTIAHEKNFNPFFKR comes from the coding sequence ATGAAAATCCATAAAACAATCAATCCAGTGGCCGTCCAAAATACCTATTATCTTGAAAGTGATACCCATCTGATTGTAGTAGATCCTGGTAGCGATTGGAACAAGATTCATGATAAGATTGAACAAATTGGAAAACCAATTACTGCAATACTCTTAACCCATACTCATTACGATCATATTATGAGTTTGGACATTCTACGTGAAACCTACCACTTTCCACCAGTATATGTTGCAGAAAGTGAAGCTAGCTGGCTTTACACACCAGAAATGAACCTGTCCGGACTACCTCGTCATGACGATATGGAAAATGTCATTTGCAAACCCGCAGAACAAATCTTTCAGTTTGAAAAAGAATACAAATTTGATGGATTTCATTTTATAGTGGTTCCCACACCTGGCCATTCGATTGGTGGTGTATCCTTCATCTTCCCTGAAGAAGAATGCGTGATTACAGGTGATGCCCTATTTCGTGAATCCATTGGTCGGACAGACCTTCCTACAAGTAATTTTGAAGACTTGATTTATGGAATCCAAAATAATTTATTTACTCTGCCAAATCACTATACTGTTTACCCTGGTCATGGACAAAATACGACCATTGCCCATGAAAAAAATTTCAACCCATTTTTTAAGCGATAA
- the prfB gene encoding peptide chain release factor 2 (programmed frameshift): METAEFRQKIEELGKKLTSFRGSLDLEGLEEEIAILENKMTEPDFWNDNLAAQKTSQELNELKNTYGNFHQMLDLYDESEILLDFLVEDESVRDELVEKLAELDKAMTAYEMTLLLSEPYDHNNAILEIHPGSGGTEAQDWGEMLLRMYQRYGNAKGFTVETLDYQAGDEAGIKSVTLSFTGPNAYGLLKSEMGVHRLVRISPFDSAKRRHTSFTSVEVMPELDDTIEIEIRDDEVKMDTFRSGGAGGQNVNKVSTGVRLTHIPTGIVTQSTVDRTQYGNRDRAMKLLQAKLYQLEQEKKAAEVDSLKGDKKEITWGSQIRSYVFTPYTMVKDHRTGYEVAQVDKVMDGDLDGFIDAYLKWRIS; encoded by the exons ATGGAAACAGCAGAATTTCGCCAAAAGATTGAAGAACTTGGCAAAAAATTAACTTCTTTTAGGGGGTCTCTT GACTTAGAAGGTTTAGAAGAAGAGATTGCTATTCTTGAGAATAAGATGACGGAGCCAGACTTCTGGAATGATAATTTGGCAGCCCAGAAGACGTCTCAGGAGTTGAATGAATTAAAAAATACCTATGGAAATTTCCATCAGATGTTGGATTTATATGATGAATCTGAAATTTTGCTAGACTTTCTTGTGGAAGATGAGTCTGTTCGGGATGAACTAGTTGAAAAGTTGGCAGAATTGGACAAAGCCATGACTGCTTATGAGATGACCCTATTGTTGTCAGAACCCTACGACCACAATAATGCGATTTTGGAAATTCATCCAGGCTCTGGTGGGACTGAGGCACAAGACTGGGGAGAAATGCTCTTACGGATGTATCAGCGTTATGGAAATGCCAAAGGTTTTACCGTAGAAACATTGGATTATCAAGCTGGTGATGAGGCAGGTATTAAATCTGTAACCCTTAGCTTTACCGGTCCCAATGCATATGGTTTGCTGAAGTCAGAAATGGGAGTTCACCGTTTGGTACGTATCTCGCCATTTGACTCGGCAAAGCGTCGGCATACTTCTTTTACATCTGTAGAGGTGATGCCAGAATTGGATGATACCATTGAAATTGAAATCCGAGATGATGAAGTGAAAATGGATACCTTCCGTTCAGGTGGTGCAGGTGGTCAGAACGTCAATAAGGTTTCAACAGGTGTTCGATTAACTCACATTCCAACAGGTATTGTCACACAGTCAACTGTTGACCGTACCCAATATGGGAACCGAGACCGCGCAATGAAACTCTTGCAGGCTAAATTGTATCAATTGGAGCAGGAGAAGAAGGCGGCCGAAGTGGATTCACTCAAGGGTGATAAGAAAGAAATTACTTGGGGAAGTCAGATTCGTTCCTATGTCTTTACCCCCTATACAATGGTAAAAGATCATCGTACTGGTTATGAAGTGGCTCAAGTTGACAAAGTGATGGACGGTGACTTGGACGGCTTTATAGACGCATATTTAAAATGGCGAATTAGCTAA
- a CDS encoding ABC transporter permease, whose amino-acid sequence MNNRFFRHFIESLKSLKRNGWMTIAAISSVTITLTLVGLFASVILNTAKLASDLEQNVRINVYLRANSTDQAETIVNDEGQTVANPDYKTVYNKITALKNVETVTYSSKDDQLKKLTETLGETWNLFQGDANPLYDAYVIDTTEPQYVKSVAAEIAKIDGVTEVRDGEVETERIFKLADMVRTWGLAATGLLLFTAVFLISNTIRITIISRSREIQIMRLVGAKNSYIRGPFLWEGAWVGLLGAVIPSVIVYFLYKLIYTSVNTSLASQDLSLISLNMFIPAMIGTLFVIGILIGSLGSLISMNRYLKI is encoded by the coding sequence ATGAATAATCGATTTTTTAGACACTTTATTGAGTCATTGAAAAGCCTAAAACGAAATGGTTGGATGACGATTGCCGCTATTTCTTCCGTAACCATTACCCTTACTTTAGTGGGACTGTTTGCTTCTGTCATTTTAAATACAGCTAAACTTGCTTCTGATTTGGAGCAAAATGTTCGTATAAATGTCTATCTTCGTGCAAATTCTACTGATCAAGCTGAAACGATTGTAAATGATGAGGGACAAACAGTTGCTAATCCAGATTACAAGACAGTATACAATAAAATTACAGCACTTAAAAATGTCGAAACTGTAACATATTCAAGTAAAGATGACCAGTTGAAAAAACTAACGGAAACCTTAGGTGAAACGTGGAACTTGTTCCAAGGGGATGCTAATCCACTTTATGATGCTTATGTTATTGATACGACGGAACCTCAGTATGTTAAATCAGTCGCTGCTGAAATTGCAAAAATTGATGGTGTAACTGAAGTACGTGATGGTGAAGTGGAAACAGAACGAATCTTTAAATTGGCTGATATGGTTCGTACATGGGGCTTAGCTGCAACAGGACTGTTATTATTCACCGCTGTCTTCCTAATTTCGAATACGATTCGTATTACGATTATTTCACGTAGTCGTGAAATTCAAATCATGCGTTTAGTGGGGGCAAAAAATAGTTACATTCGTGGCCCTTTTTTATGGGAAGGTGCATGGGTCGGTTTGCTAGGAGCCGTTATCCCATCTGTAATTGTATATTTCTTATATAAGTTAATTTATACTTCTGTAAACACTAGTTTAGCTAGTCAAGATCTTTCTTTAATTAGCTTAAATATGTTCATTCCAGCTATGATTGGTACTTTATTCGTTATCGGAATTCTCATAGGTTCTTTAGGCTCTCTCATTTCAATGAACCGTTATTTAAAGATTTAA